The following proteins are co-located in the Peromyscus maniculatus bairdii isolate BWxNUB_F1_BW_parent chromosome 23, HU_Pman_BW_mat_3.1, whole genome shotgun sequence genome:
- the Pgam5 gene encoding serine/threonine-protein phosphatase PGAM5, mitochondrial isoform X3 → MAFRQALQLAACGLAGGSAAVLFSAVAVGKPRGGGDADVRATEPPIWTGVSRPGPSVWDSNWDRREPLSLINLKKRNVESGEEELASRLDHYKAKATRHIFLIRHSQYNVDGSLEKDRTLTPLGREQAELTGLRLASLGLKFNKIVHSSMTRAVETTDIISKHLPGVSKVSTDLLREGAPIEPDPPVSHWKPEAVQYYEDGARIEAAFRNYIHRADAKQEEDSYEIFICHANVIRYIVCRKGNPSRVVAAHAFNPSTQEAEAGGSQ, encoded by the exons ATGGCTTTCCGGCAGGCACTTCAGCTGGCGGCCTGCGGTCTGGCGGGTGGCTCCGCCGCTGTTCTCTTCTCCGCGGTAGCAGTGGGCAAGCCGCGCGGCGGTGGGGATGCAGACGTGCGCGCGACCGAGCCGCCGATCTGGACAGGAGTCTCGCGTCCTGGGCCCAGCGTCTGGGACTCCAACTGGGACAG GCGAGAGCCACTGTCTCTCATTAACCTGAAGAAGAGGAACGTGGAATCTGGAGAAGAAGAACTGGCATCCAGGCTGGACCACTATAAGGCAAAGGCTACAAGGCACATATTCCTCATCCGGCATTCCCAGTACAATGTGGATGGCTCCCTTGAAAAGGATCGCACTCTGACCCCATTAG GTCGGGAACAGGCTGAACTTACAGGGCTCCGACTCGCAAGCCTGGGATTAAAGTTCAATAAAATTGTCCATTCCTCCATGACCCGTGCTGTAGAGACCACAGACATCATCAGTAAACACCTGCCAG GTGTCTCCAAAGTCAGCACAGACCTGCTACGGGAAGGTGCCCCTATTGAACCAGATCCACCTGTATCTCActggaagccagaggctgtg CAGTATTATGAAGATGGAGCCCGGATTGAGGCTGCCTTCAGGAACTACATTCACCGAGCTGATGCCAAGCAGGAAGAGGACAGCTATGAGATCTTCATATGCCATGCCAATGTCATCCGCTATATTGTCTGCAG AAAAGGAAAtcctagccgggtggtggcggcgcacgcctttaatcccagcactcaggaggcagaggcaggtggatctcagtga
- the Pxmp2 gene encoding peroxisomal membrane protein 2 isoform X2, translating to MIEKKQKKDLPSLDVSGPLRYLVYGFFVTGPLSHYFYLLMEYWIPPEVPLAIVKRLLLDRLLFAPTFLLLFFLIMNLLEGKDVSAFAAKMRSGFWPALQMNWRMWTPLQFININYVPLQFRVLFANMAALFWYAYLASLGK from the exons ATgattgagaagaaacagaaaaaagaccTTCCAAGTCTAGATGTCAGCGGGCCTCTCCGATATTTAGTTTATGG GTTCTTTGTCACAGGTCCACTGAGTCACTATTTCTACCTCTTAATGGAGTACTGGATCCCTCCTGAGGTTCCTTTGGCCATTGTCAAGAGGCTCCTGCTGGATCGCCTGCTCTTTGCACCAACCTTTCTGCTGCTGTTCTTCCTCATCATGAACTTGTTGGAG GGGAAGGATGTCAGTGCCTTTGCTGCCAAGATGAGGAGTGGCTTCTGGCCTGCACTGCAAATGAACTGGAGGATGTGGACGCCCTTGCAGTTCATTAACATCAACTATGTGCCCCTGCAG TTCCGGGTGCTCTTTGCCAACATGGCAGCTCTGTTCTGGTATGCCTACCTGGCCTCTCTGGGGAAGTGA
- the Pgam5 gene encoding serine/threonine-protein phosphatase PGAM5, mitochondrial isoform X2 yields the protein MAFRQALQLAACGLAGGSAAVLFSAVAVGKPRGGGDADVRATEPPIWTGVSRPGPSVWDSNWDRREPLSLINLKKRNVESGEEELASRLDHYKAKATRHIFLIRHSQYNVDGSLEKDRTLTPLGREQAELTGLRLASLGLKFNKIVHSSMTRAVETTDIISKHLPGVSKVSTDLLREGAPIEPDPPVSHWKPEAVYYEDGARIEAAFRNYIHRADAKQEEDSYEIFICHANVIRYIVCRALQFPPEGWLRLSLNNGSITHLVIRPNGRVALRTLGDTGFMPPDKITRS from the exons ATGGCTTTCCGGCAGGCACTTCAGCTGGCGGCCTGCGGTCTGGCGGGTGGCTCCGCCGCTGTTCTCTTCTCCGCGGTAGCAGTGGGCAAGCCGCGCGGCGGTGGGGATGCAGACGTGCGCGCGACCGAGCCGCCGATCTGGACAGGAGTCTCGCGTCCTGGGCCCAGCGTCTGGGACTCCAACTGGGACAG GCGAGAGCCACTGTCTCTCATTAACCTGAAGAAGAGGAACGTGGAATCTGGAGAAGAAGAACTGGCATCCAGGCTGGACCACTATAAGGCAAAGGCTACAAGGCACATATTCCTCATCCGGCATTCCCAGTACAATGTGGATGGCTCCCTTGAAAAGGATCGCACTCTGACCCCATTAG GTCGGGAACAGGCTGAACTTACAGGGCTCCGACTCGCAAGCCTGGGATTAAAGTTCAATAAAATTGTCCATTCCTCCATGACCCGTGCTGTAGAGACCACAGACATCATCAGTAAACACCTGCCAG GTGTCTCCAAAGTCAGCACAGACCTGCTACGGGAAGGTGCCCCTATTGAACCAGATCCACCTGTATCTCActggaagccagaggctgtg TATTATGAAGATGGAGCCCGGATTGAGGCTGCCTTCAGGAACTACATTCACCGAGCTGATGCCAAGCAGGAAGAGGACAGCTATGAGATCTTCATATGCCATGCCAATGTCATCCGCTATATTGTCTGCAG AGCACTGCAGTTTCCCCCGGAAGGTTGGCTCCGCCTGTCCCTCAACAACGGCAGCATCACCCACCTGGTGATCCGACCCAACGGTCGTGTTGCACTCAGGACCCTTGGGGACACAGGGTTCATGCCCCCAGACAAGATTACCCGGTCCTGA
- the Pgam5 gene encoding serine/threonine-protein phosphatase PGAM5, mitochondrial isoform X1: MAFRQALQLAACGLAGGSAAVLFSAVAVGKPRGGGDADVRATEPPIWTGVSRPGPSVWDSNWDRREPLSLINLKKRNVESGEEELASRLDHYKAKATRHIFLIRHSQYNVDGSLEKDRTLTPLGREQAELTGLRLASLGLKFNKIVHSSMTRAVETTDIISKHLPGVSKVSTDLLREGAPIEPDPPVSHWKPEAVQYYEDGARIEAAFRNYIHRADAKQEEDSYEIFICHANVIRYIVCRALQFPPEGWLRLSLNNGSITHLVIRPNGRVALRTLGDTGFMPPDKITRS; the protein is encoded by the exons ATGGCTTTCCGGCAGGCACTTCAGCTGGCGGCCTGCGGTCTGGCGGGTGGCTCCGCCGCTGTTCTCTTCTCCGCGGTAGCAGTGGGCAAGCCGCGCGGCGGTGGGGATGCAGACGTGCGCGCGACCGAGCCGCCGATCTGGACAGGAGTCTCGCGTCCTGGGCCCAGCGTCTGGGACTCCAACTGGGACAG GCGAGAGCCACTGTCTCTCATTAACCTGAAGAAGAGGAACGTGGAATCTGGAGAAGAAGAACTGGCATCCAGGCTGGACCACTATAAGGCAAAGGCTACAAGGCACATATTCCTCATCCGGCATTCCCAGTACAATGTGGATGGCTCCCTTGAAAAGGATCGCACTCTGACCCCATTAG GTCGGGAACAGGCTGAACTTACAGGGCTCCGACTCGCAAGCCTGGGATTAAAGTTCAATAAAATTGTCCATTCCTCCATGACCCGTGCTGTAGAGACCACAGACATCATCAGTAAACACCTGCCAG GTGTCTCCAAAGTCAGCACAGACCTGCTACGGGAAGGTGCCCCTATTGAACCAGATCCACCTGTATCTCActggaagccagaggctgtg CAGTATTATGAAGATGGAGCCCGGATTGAGGCTGCCTTCAGGAACTACATTCACCGAGCTGATGCCAAGCAGGAAGAGGACAGCTATGAGATCTTCATATGCCATGCCAATGTCATCCGCTATATTGTCTGCAG AGCACTGCAGTTTCCCCCGGAAGGTTGGCTCCGCCTGTCCCTCAACAACGGCAGCATCACCCACCTGGTGATCCGACCCAACGGTCGTGTTGCACTCAGGACCCTTGGGGACACAGGGTTCATGCCCCCAGACAAGATTACCCGGTCCTGA
- the Pxmp2 gene encoding peroxisomal membrane protein 2 isoform X1 encodes MAPAVSRLRAESQLGSLPRRALAQYLLLLKLYPVFTKAVSSGILSAIGNLLAQMIEKKQKKDLPSLDVSGPLRYLVYGFFVTGPLSHYFYLLMEYWIPPEVPLAIVKRLLLDRLLFAPTFLLLFFLIMNLLEGKDVSAFAAKMRSGFWPALQMNWRMWTPLQFININYVPLQFRVLFANMAALFWYAYLASLGK; translated from the exons ATGGCACCTGCCGTGTCAAGACTGCGGGCGGAATCCCAGCTCGGGTCGCTTCCGCGGCGAGCGCTCGCCCAATACTTGCTACTCCTAAAGCTCTATCCGGTGTTCACCAAAGCAGTCAGCAG TGGCATTTTGTCAGCCATTGGGAACCTTCTGGCCCAGATgattgagaagaaacagaaaaaagaccTTCCAAGTCTAGATGTCAGCGGGCCTCTCCGATATTTAGTTTATGG GTTCTTTGTCACAGGTCCACTGAGTCACTATTTCTACCTCTTAATGGAGTACTGGATCCCTCCTGAGGTTCCTTTGGCCATTGTCAAGAGGCTCCTGCTGGATCGCCTGCTCTTTGCACCAACCTTTCTGCTGCTGTTCTTCCTCATCATGAACTTGTTGGAG GGGAAGGATGTCAGTGCCTTTGCTGCCAAGATGAGGAGTGGCTTCTGGCCTGCACTGCAAATGAACTGGAGGATGTGGACGCCCTTGCAGTTCATTAACATCAACTATGTGCCCCTGCAG TTCCGGGTGCTCTTTGCCAACATGGCAGCTCTGTTCTGGTATGCCTACCTGGCCTCTCTGGGGAAGTGA